TCGAAAGACTGTCGGGCTGGAAAGCCAGATGCGGCACGCGATGCTCCGGATCGGCGGTATGGAGGCGCGTGACGTCCACGAGATCGGCGACCACGGCGGAGGCCGTCGGCTCCGCGCCCGCGCCCTTGCCGTAGTAAAGCGTCATGCCGACCGCGTCGCCGTGCACGACGACCGCATTCATCGCGCCTTCGACGTTCGCGAGCAGGCGCTTCTCCGGCACGAGCGTCGGATGCGTGCGCAGCTCGATGCCCTTCTCCGTGCGCCGCGCGATGCCCAGCAGCTTGATGCGATAGCCGAGGTCCTCGGCGTAGCGAATGTCGATGGCCGCGAGCTTGCTGATGCCCTCCACATACGCGCGGTCGAACTGCACCGGCACGCCGAACGCAATCGCGCTCATGATCGTGATCTTGTGCGCGGCGTCGACGCCTTCGATGTCGAAGGTCGGATCGGCTTCGGCGTAGCCCAACTCCTGCGCGGCCGAAAGCGCCGTCGCGAAGTCGATGCCGCGGTCGCGCATCTCGGAAAGAATGTAGTTCGTCGTGCCGTTGATGATGCCCGCAATGGCCTCGATCCGATTCGCGGTCAGCCCCTCTCGCAGCGCCTTGATGATCGGAATGCCGCCTGCCACCGCCGCCTCGAACGCGACCATCACACCCTTCGCGCGTGCCGCTTCGAAAATCTCCGTGCCGTGGACCGCGAGCAGCGCCTTGTTCGCCGTGACCACATGCTTGCCGTTGGCGATTGCGCGCAGCACCAGCTCCCGCGCGAAACCCGTTCCGCCGATCATTTCGCACACGATCGCGATGGAAGGATCGTCGACGACCGCATGGAAGTCGTCGGTGATGTCGACGCCTTCAGCGGCCTTCGCCTTGGCCGGCGTGCGGACCGCGATGCGCGCGATCTCGATGCCGCGGCCCGCGCGTCGTTTGATTTCTTCCTGATTGCGCCGCAGCACCGTGAAAGTGCCGCTGCCTACCGTGCCGAAGCCCAAGAGTCCTACTTTGATCGGTTCCATACTGCGCGAGTCTTATAAAGGGAAATTAAGCGGAGTGCCGTTTGCGATAGCCGTCGAGGAAGCGCGCGATGCGGTTGATCGAATCGGCCAGATCGTCGATGTTCGGCAGGAAGACCACGCGGAAATGGTCCGGCGTCGGCCAGTTGAAGCCGGTGCCTTGCACGAGCAGCACGCGTTCTTCGAGCAGCAGATCGGTGATGAACTGCTGGTCGTCGGCAATCGGGTACATCTTCGGGTCGAGCTTCGGGAACATGTAGAGCGCGGCCTGCGGCTTCACGCAGCTCACGCCCGGAATGGCCGTGAGCATGTCGTAGGCGAGATCGCGCTGCTTGAAAAGCCGCCCGCCCGGCACGATCAGGTCGTTGATGCTCTGGTAGCCGCCGAGCGCCGTCTGAATGGCGTACTGGCCGGGAACGTTCGGGCACAGGCGCATGGACGCGAGAATGCCGAGCCCTTCCAGATAATCTTTCGCGCGGCGACGGTTTTCTTCGATCAGCCCGGAAATCGCCATCCAGCCTGCCCGATAGCCGCACGAGCGATAGCTCTTCGAGAGGCTGTTGAACGTGACCGTGATCACGTCTTCGGAGAGCGCGGCCATCGACGTGTGCGTCTTGCCGTCGTAGATGATCTTGTCGTAGACCTCGTCAGCGAAAATGATGAGACCGTGCTCGCGCGCAATGCCGATCAGTTCGTGCAGCAGTTCGTCCGAGTACAGCGCGCCCGTCGGGTTGTTCGGATTGATGACGACGAGCGCCTTCGTGTTCGGCGTGATCTTCGCGCGGATATCGTCGAGATCCGGCATCCAGCCGTTGCCTTCCTCGCACATGTAATGGCGCGGCGTGCCCGCAGAGAGGCTCACGGCGGCCGTCCACAGCGGATAGTCGGGCGCGGGCAGCAGCACTTCGTCGCCGTCGTTCAGAAGCGCCTGCATGGCCATCACGATCAGTTCGGACGCGCCATTGCCGATAAAAATGTCGTCCAGTTCGACGCCCGCCACGCCCTTTTGCTGCGTGTAGTGCATGATCGCCTTGCGCGCCGCGAACACGCCCTTCGAGTCCGAATAGCCCGACGAGCCGGGCAGATTGCGGATCATGTCCTGAATGATCTCGTCGGGCGCCTCGAAGCCGAACGGCGCCAGATTCCCGATATTCAGCTTGATGATGCGATGCCCTTCTTCTTCGAGGCGCTTCGCGTGTTCGAGCACGGGCCCGCGAATGTCGTAGCAGACGTTTTGCAGCTTATTGGATTTAAGGATGGGTTTCACGGCTAGCGGCTCTTTTGTTGAACGGGCTGTCGGGTTCGCTTATTGTGCGGCTGCTGAAGCGGGCGATTTCGGCGGCTGCCGCGCCGTTCGACGCGCGGCACCGCTCGAAGTATCGACGAAACGGCGGCGAACAGGCAAAGCGGGGTGTTGCGGAGTCGTGCGGCCGACCCAGCCGCTTGATTATGCGCATGGCCGGCGCCGCGATTGACGCCGGGCCAGATAGGGCGAGGGCGCTGCCGGCCGGTTTGCGTGTCGAAGGCGGCTTGTGGCGGCACGCGAGCGCAACGGGCGCCGCAAGCGAACCCGGCGGCCGGAAAGTTATAATTTACTGATTATGGCTCAGTTCCGCAATGCACCATCGTGCACCATCGGCGGGAGCGTTCTGCCCCGCCGAAGGGCCGCGCCGGATCGGGCGCTGGGCGTCAGCCGGAACCGGGCCGCCCCCTCTTTCCTTGCCGGATCATCGTTTTGAAACTTCATCAGGAATCCAGCGGCGCGCTCAACACCATCACGAGCTACGGCGAAGGCTTCGTAGCCGTCAATCTTCAGCGCCACGAAGGCAGCGTGATCGTGGTGCCGGATGCGCCCGTGCAGGACTGGCCCGTCGCCGCGTTCGACGCCCTCACTCCCGAAAATTTCGATGCGCTGGTCGAGGCCGCGCCCGAGGTCGTGATTTTCGGCAGCGGCTCGAAATTGCGCTTCCCGCATCCGCGCCTGACCGCGAATCTGGCGAAGCATCACATCGGCGTCGAGACAATGGACTTCGGCGCGGCCTGCCGCACCTACAACATTCTGATGTCCGAGGGGCGGCGCGTGGCGGCGGCGCTGCTGATCGAAGCCTGAACGCGGATTAAGCGTCCGATAAGCCCGCGTGAGGCACACTCGCGCGGCTTCGACGGCCGGCGCGCACAGTGTCCGTGCGCCAAATTGACGAATCGCGGCTGCCCGTGCGATACACTCCCGCCCGGCGCGCGCCGCGCAGCCGGCTCCCGGGCGCGGCTCCCGGCACGCTTCGCCGTTGCAAGCGAACCCCCGTGCCTGAGCGTCCGGCGCATGAAGCCGCATGTACGGGCCTCGCCACGCGCCCAAGCCATTTCGTTTCACTAGCGCCGCAATTGCGGCATCGGACAGGTCGACTTCATGAACGATACGCCTTCGCGGCTACCGCTCACACGTCTTTCGCTCATTCTTCTCGTCCTCGCGCTCGCGATCATCTGGTTCGCGCCGCTCGGCTGGCGCCATCTGGTGCCGAGCGACGAAGGCCGCTACGCCGAAATGGCGCGCGAGATGTTCGTGACCGGCGACTGGATCACGCCGCGCTACAACGGCTACAAGTATTTCGAGAAGCCGCCGCTGCAAACATGGGCGAACGCGCTGACGTTCGCGTGGTTCGGCATCGGCGAATGGCAGGCGCGGCTCTATACCGCGCTCACCGGCTTCGCGGGCGTGCTGCTCGTCGGCTACACCGGCACGCGCGTGTTCAACGCGATGACCGGTTTCGCCGCCGCCGTGATCCTCGCGACGTGCCCGTACTGGAACCTGATGGGCCACTTCAACACGCTCGACATGGGCCTGTCGTTTTGGATGGAAGTGACGCTGTGCGCGCTGCTGCTCGCGCAGCGCCCCGGCCTGCCCACGCGGCAGGTGCGCCTGTGGATGTGGCTCTGCTGGGCCGCGATGGCCGCCGCCGTGCTCTCGAAGGGTCTGGTCGGGCTGATTCTGCCGGGCGCGGTGCTGGTGCTCTATTCGCTGGTTTCGCGCGACTGGGCGCTGTGGAAGCGGCTCTATATCGGCAGCGGCCTGATCGTGTTCCTCCTCGTCGCCGCGCCGTGGTTCGTGCTGGTGCAAATGAAGAATCCCGAATTCTTCGATTTCTTCTTCATCGTCCAGCAGTTCAAGCGCTATCTGACGCCCGAGCAGAACCGTCCCGGCGCGTTCTATTACTTCGTGCCGGTGCTGATCGTCGGGTTTCTGCCGTGGCTGTCCATTGCGTTTCAGAGCGTGCGCCACGGCATCAAGACGCCGCGCCAGCCGAACGGCTTCGCGCCGGTGACGATGCTGCTCGTCTGGTCCGCGTTCATTTTCGTGTTCTTCAGCGCATCGCATTCCAAGCTCATTTCCTACGTGCTGCCGATTGCGCCGGCCATCGCGCTCGTGTTCGGGCTGTATCTGCCGTCGCTCACGCGCAGCCAGTACCGCCGGCATCTGATCGGCTATGCGGTGCTCCTGATCGCCGCGGCGTTCGGCGCGATTTTCCTCGGCCGGGCCGGCAGTGGGAATACGCCGAACGGGCTGTATCGGGCGTTCCAGATGTGGGTTTACGCCGGACTCGCTGTAGCGTTTGTCGTGACCATCGTCGGGCTTTGGCTGAACCGCCGCAGCGTGCTAGCGGGCGCGGCGGGTCTCGGCGCTGCGTGGCTGCTGCTCGGCACGATCGCCGGAACCGGCCACGACGTCTTCGGCACCGACAGCTCGGGCGTGAAGCTCGTGCCCGCCGTGAAGGCCGCGATGGCCAAGCTGCCGCCCGACACGCCGTTCTATTCGATCGCCAAGCTCGATCACACGATGCCCTTCTACCTCGGCCATACGATGATCATGGTGAAGGAAGCCGACGAACTGAACTTCGGCGTCCATGCTGAACCGCAAAAGTGGCTGCCGACCCTCGACGACTGGATCAGGCAGTGGGACGCCGACCGTTACGCGCTTGCGCTGCTGCCGCCGTCGCGCTATGACGAAATGCTCGCGCGCCATGTGCCGATGCAGGTCATCGCCCGGGACGCGCGCCGCGTGATCGTCGAAAAGCCGCAGCCCTGAACACGCGCGGCGCCCCCGCCGAAGTGCCGCCGGCGCACGGCCGTGCGGCATCCGGCGGCGAACCGAGTATCCTTATTCTTCATCGATGAACCCGATTTCCTTCACTTGCATCGTCATCGGCGTATTGTTGAATGCTTGCGCCCAATTGCTGCTCAAGGCGGGCGTGAATGCCGTCGGCCATTTCGACATGACGCCGGCGAACATTCTGCCGGTCGGTTTCAGGATCGCGACGCAGTGGCCTATCATCGGCGGCCTCGCGTGTTACGTGGTGAGCGTGGTCGTGTGGATCGTCGGGCTATCGCGCGTGGACGTGTCGCTCGCTTATCCGATGCTCTCGCTCGGCTACGTCGTCAACGCCTTCGCGGCATGGTATTTGTTCGGCGAAGTACTGTCGGTGCAGCGGCTCGTGGGCATCGGCATCATTCTCGTCGGCGTGGCCGTGCTGGCGCGCGGCTGACCCCAATTCTCTTCACCCTCTTTAAGCAAACACTCCATGACTCAGACCTCGCGGCCGTTCCTGCCCTTCGTCAAGCCTGAGATCGACGAGGAGACCATTCAGGGCGTCGTCGACGTGCTGCGCTCCGGCTGGATCACCACCGGCCCTCAGAACCAGCAGTTCGAAGCGGAGCTGTCCGAGTATTTCGGCGGCCGCCCGGTGCGCGCGTTCAATTCCGGCACCTGCACGATGGAAATCGCGCTGCGGATCGCGGGCGTCGGCCCGGGCGACGAGGTCATCACCACGCCGATGACCTGGGTCTCGACCGCGAACGTGATTCTGGAAGTGGGCGCGACGCCGGTTTTCGTCGATATCGACCCGGTCACGCGCAACATGGACCTGAACTTGCTGGAACGCGCGATTACGCCGCGTACCAAGGCGCTCATGCCCGTCTATCTGGCGGGGCTGCCCGTTGACATGGACCGGCTCTACGGGATCGCGCGCGCACACAAGCTGCGCGTGATCGAAGACGCCGCACAGGCGGTCGGCGCGAGCTGGCGCGGCAAGCGCATCGGCTCGTTCGGCGATCTCGTGTCGATCAGCTTCCACGCGAACAAGAACGTGACGTCGATCGAAGGCGGCGCGCTCGTGATGAACAACGAAGAAGAAGCCGAACTCGCGCGCAAGTACCGGCTGCAGGGCATCACGCGCACGGGCTTCGACGGGATGGACTGCGACGTGCTGGGCGGCAAATACAATCTCACGGATGTCGCGGCGCGCGTCGGGCTGGGCTCGCTGCGCCGGATCGAGTCGATCACGGAAAGCCGCCGCGAACTGGCGCGTCTTTACTTCGACGCGTTCGAAGGCGGCGCGGCGGTGCGGCTCGGCGTCGGCCTGCCGGTGCAGAACTTCGCCGACAGCAACTGGCATATGTTCCAGATCGCGCTGCCGCTCGAAAACCTGCGTCTCACGCGAGCGGAGTTCATGGCGCAACTGAAGGAGCGCAACGTCGGCAGCGGCGTGCACTATCCGGCGCTGCATTTGTTCACGCTGTACCGTGAGCGCGGGTACAAAGAAGGCATGTTCCCGCACGCGGAACGTTTCGGCGCGAGCACCGTGACGTTGCCGCTCTTTCCCGGCATGAGCGCGGACGACGTCGCGCATGTCGTGAAGTCCGTCGATGAAATCTGCGAGCAGTATGGACACAATCGTTAAGGAAACGCACAGCCACATGAGTCATACGGATTTTCCGGCGAATTCGCCCGAGGTCTCGGTCATCATTCCGGTGTACAACGAGGAAGACGGTCTCGCCGCCCTCTTCCAGCGTCTGTACCCGGCGCTCGATGCGCTCGGCGCGTCGTATGAAGTCATCTTCATCAACGACGGCAGCCGCGACAAATCGGCCGCGCTCCTCGCGCAGCAGTTCCACGCGCGCCCCGACACCACGCGCGTCATTCTGCTCAACGGCAACTACGGCCAGCACATGGCAATTCTTGCGGGCTTCGAGCAGTCGCGCGGTGAGATCGTTGTGACGCTCGACGCCGACCTGCAGAACCCGCCGGAGGAAATCGGCAAGCTCGTGGCCAAGATGCGCGAGGGCTACGACTACGTCGGCACCATCCGCCAGCAGCGGCAGGACAGCCTGTGGCGCAAGAAAGCGTCGCGCGCGATGAACCGCCTGCGCGAGCGCATCACCAAGATTCGCATGACCGACCAGGGCTGCATGCTGCGCGCGTACAGCCGGCACATCATCGACACGATCAACCGCTGCGGCGAAATCAACACGTTCATTCCGGCGCTCGCGTACACGTTCGCGCAGAACCCGATCGAAGTGGACGTCGCGCACGAGGAACGCTTCGCGGGCGAATCGAAGTACTCGCTCTATAGCCTGATCCGCCTGAACTTCGACCTCGTCACCGGCTTTTCGGTGGTGCCGCTGCAATGGCTGTCGTTCATCGGCGTGATTCTGTCGGTCGGCTCGGCGGGCCTGTTCGTGCTGCTGCTGATTCGCCGCTTCATGTTCGGCGCGGAAGTTCAGGGCGTGTTCACGCTCTTCGCCATCACGTTCTTCATGCTCGGCGTGATCATCTTCGCGCTCGGGCTGCTCGGCGAATACATCGGCCGGATTTATCAGCAGGTGCGCGCGCGTCCGCGTTATCTCGTGCAGACCATTCTCGAACAACGCGACGGGCTGTCCATCGCTAATAAGCCGATGCAGGAAGCCGTGCAGCCGGTGGCGGCTGCCGTGATCGGCCGCGAGGAACCGGGCCGATGAAGCCGCGCGCTGTCGTCTTCGCGTATCACAACGTCGGCATGCGTTGTCTGCAAGTGCTGCTCGCGCGCGGCGTGGACGTCGCGCTCGTCGTCACGCACGAGGACAGCGCGAGCGAGAACATCTGGTTCGGCAGCGTCGCGCAGGTCGCGGCGGAGCGCGGCATCGAAGTGATCACGCCCGCCGATCCGAAAGCGCCGGACGTGCACGAAGCCGTGGCCCAAGCCGCGCCCGATTTCATTTTTTCGTTCTATTACCGGCACATGCTGCCCGTCGCGCTGCTCGCGCTCGCGAAGCGCGGCGCATACAACATGCACGGCTCGCTGCTGCCGAAGTATCGCGGCCGCGTGCCGACGAACTGGGCGGTGCTCAACGGCGAGACCGAAACCGGCGCGACGCTGCACGAAATGGCGGAAAAGCCCGACGCCGGCGCGATCCTCGCCCAAACGCCCGTGCCGATCCTGCCGGACGACACCGCCGCGCAGGTCTTCGATAAAACCGTGGTCGCCGCCGAGCAGACGCTCTGGCGCGTGCTGCCCGCCCTGCTCGCGGGCGAAGCGCCGCATCTGCCGAACGATCTCGCGGCGGGCAGCTACTACGGCGGCCGCAAGCCGGAAGACGGCCGCATCGACTGGACGCAGCCAGGGCAGCGCGTCTACAACCTGATTCGCGCGGTGGCGCCGCCTTATCCGGGCGCGTTCACCGATATCGGCGAGCATCGCTTCATCGTCGCGCGTGCGCGTCTCGTGCCCCAAACGGGCGCGCCCGGCATGCCGCCCGCGCGGCTCGCGGCAATGGCCAGTTTGCCGCCGGGCCTGACGGTGACGGATAATGCGCTGTTTGGCGTCTGCGGCGATGGCCGCGTGATCGCCGTGTACGAGCTGCGGCATCGGCTGCTCGATAGCGCGTCGCAACCTTTGGGCGAAGAACGCACCGTCGATTCCGCCGAATTCGGCCGACTCATTCAATCCTCTCGTCATTCATGAAAAAAGTTCTCATCCTGGGCGTCAACGGCTTTATCGGCCATCACCTGTCCAAGCGCATCCTCGAAACCACCGACTGGGAAGTCTTCGGGATGGACATGCAAACCGATCGTCTGGGCGACCTCGCGAATCACGAGCGGATGCACTTCTTCGAAGGCGACATCACGATCAACAAGGAGTGGGTCGAGTATCACGTGAAGAAGTGCGACGTGATCCTGCCGCTCGTTGCCATCGCCACACCCGCGACCTATGTGAAGCAGCCGCTGCGCGTGTTCGAACTGGACTTCGAGGCGAACCTGCCGATCGTGCGTTCGGCTGTGAAGTACGGCAAGCATCTGGTGTTTCCGTCGACGTCCGAGGTGTACGGCATGTGCACCGACGAGCAGTTCGACCCGGAGAACTCCGTGCTCTCCTACGGCCCCATCAACAAGCCGCGCTGGATCTATGCGTGCTCGAAGCAGCTGATGGACCGCGTGATCTGGGGCTACGGCATGGAGGGGCTCAACTTCACCCTCTTCCGCCCTTTCAACTGGATCGGCCCCGGCCTCGACTCCATCTACACGCCGAAGGAAGGTTCGTCGCGCGTGGTGACGCAGTTCCTCGGCCATATCGTGCGCGGCGAGAACATCAGCCTCGTGGATGGCGGCG
This Caballeronia sp. LZ062 DNA region includes the following protein-coding sequences:
- a CDS encoding glycosyltransferase family 39 protein; this encodes MNDTPSRLPLTRLSLILLVLALAIIWFAPLGWRHLVPSDEGRYAEMAREMFVTGDWITPRYNGYKYFEKPPLQTWANALTFAWFGIGEWQARLYTALTGFAGVLLVGYTGTRVFNAMTGFAAAVILATCPYWNLMGHFNTLDMGLSFWMEVTLCALLLAQRPGLPTRQVRLWMWLCWAAMAAAVLSKGLVGLILPGAVLVLYSLVSRDWALWKRLYIGSGLIVFLLVAAPWFVLVQMKNPEFFDFFFIVQQFKRYLTPEQNRPGAFYYFVPVLIVGFLPWLSIAFQSVRHGIKTPRQPNGFAPVTMLLVWSAFIFVFFSASHSKLISYVLPIAPAIALVFGLYLPSLTRSQYRRHLIGYAVLLIAAAFGAIFLGRAGSGNTPNGLYRAFQMWVYAGLAVAFVVTIVGLWLNRRSVLAGAAGLGAAWLLLGTIAGTGHDVFGTDSSGVKLVPAVKAAMAKLPPDTPFYSIAKLDHTMPFYLGHTMIMVKEADELNFGVHAEPQKWLPTLDDWIRQWDADRYALALLPPSRYDEMLARHVPMQVIARDARRVIVEKPQP
- a CDS encoding pyridoxal phosphate-dependent aminotransferase, which gives rise to MKPILKSNKLQNVCYDIRGPVLEHAKRLEEEGHRIIKLNIGNLAPFGFEAPDEIIQDMIRNLPGSSGYSDSKGVFAARKAIMHYTQQKGVAGVELDDIFIGNGASELIVMAMQALLNDGDEVLLPAPDYPLWTAAVSLSAGTPRHYMCEEGNGWMPDLDDIRAKITPNTKALVVINPNNPTGALYSDELLHELIGIAREHGLIIFADEVYDKIIYDGKTHTSMAALSEDVITVTFNSLSKSYRSCGYRAGWMAISGLIEENRRRAKDYLEGLGILASMRLCPNVPGQYAIQTALGGYQSINDLIVPGGRLFKQRDLAYDMLTAIPGVSCVKPQAALYMFPKLDPKMYPIADDQQFITDLLLEERVLLVQGTGFNWPTPDHFRVVFLPNIDDLADSINRIARFLDGYRKRHSA
- a CDS encoding glycosyltransferase, producing the protein MSHTDFPANSPEVSVIIPVYNEEDGLAALFQRLYPALDALGASYEVIFINDGSRDKSAALLAQQFHARPDTTRVILLNGNYGQHMAILAGFEQSRGEIVVTLDADLQNPPEEIGKLVAKMREGYDYVGTIRQQRQDSLWRKKASRAMNRLRERITKIRMTDQGCMLRAYSRHIIDTINRCGEINTFIPALAYTFAQNPIEVDVAHEERFAGESKYSLYSLIRLNFDLVTGFSVVPLQWLSFIGVILSVGSAGLFVLLLIRRFMFGAEVQGVFTLFAITFFMLGVIIFALGLLGEYIGRIYQQVRARPRYLVQTILEQRDGLSIANKPMQEAVQPVAAAVIGREEPGR
- a CDS encoding SMR family transporter, which translates into the protein MNPISFTCIVIGVLLNACAQLLLKAGVNAVGHFDMTPANILPVGFRIATQWPIIGGLACYVVSVVVWIVGLSRVDVSLAYPMLSLGYVVNAFAAWYLFGEVLSVQRLVGIGIILVGVAVLARG
- a CDS encoding Mth938-like domain-containing protein, giving the protein MKLHQESSGALNTITSYGEGFVAVNLQRHEGSVIVVPDAPVQDWPVAAFDALTPENFDALVEAAPEVVIFGSGSKLRFPHPRLTANLAKHHIGVETMDFGAACRTYNILMSEGRRVAAALLIEA
- a CDS encoding DegT/DnrJ/EryC1/StrS aminotransferase family protein, whose amino-acid sequence is MTQTSRPFLPFVKPEIDEETIQGVVDVLRSGWITTGPQNQQFEAELSEYFGGRPVRAFNSGTCTMEIALRIAGVGPGDEVITTPMTWVSTANVILEVGATPVFVDIDPVTRNMDLNLLERAITPRTKALMPVYLAGLPVDMDRLYGIARAHKLRVIEDAAQAVGASWRGKRIGSFGDLVSISFHANKNVTSIEGGALVMNNEEEAELARKYRLQGITRTGFDGMDCDVLGGKYNLTDVAARVGLGSLRRIESITESRRELARLYFDAFEGGAAVRLGVGLPVQNFADSNWHMFQIALPLENLRLTRAEFMAQLKERNVGSGVHYPALHLFTLYRERGYKEGMFPHAERFGASTVTLPLFPGMSADDVAHVVKSVDEICEQYGHNR
- a CDS encoding formyltransferase, whose translation is MKPRAVVFAYHNVGMRCLQVLLARGVDVALVVTHEDSASENIWFGSVAQVAAERGIEVITPADPKAPDVHEAVAQAAPDFIFSFYYRHMLPVALLALAKRGAYNMHGSLLPKYRGRVPTNWAVLNGETETGATLHEMAEKPDAGAILAQTPVPILPDDTAAQVFDKTVVAAEQTLWRVLPALLAGEAPHLPNDLAAGSYYGGRKPEDGRIDWTQPGQRVYNLIRAVAPPYPGAFTDIGEHRFIVARARLVPQTGAPGMPPARLAAMASLPPGLTVTDNALFGVCGDGRVIAVYELRHRLLDSASQPLGEERTVDSAEFGRLIQSSRHS
- a CDS encoding homoserine dehydrogenase → MEPIKVGLLGFGTVGSGTFTVLRRNQEEIKRRAGRGIEIARIAVRTPAKAKAAEGVDITDDFHAVVDDPSIAIVCEMIGGTGFARELVLRAIANGKHVVTANKALLAVHGTEIFEAARAKGVMVAFEAAVAGGIPIIKALREGLTANRIEAIAGIINGTTNYILSEMRDRGIDFATALSAAQELGYAEADPTFDIEGVDAAHKITIMSAIAFGVPVQFDRAYVEGISKLAAIDIRYAEDLGYRIKLLGIARRTEKGIELRTHPTLVPEKRLLANVEGAMNAVVVHGDAVGMTLYYGKGAGAEPTASAVVADLVDVTRLHTADPEHRVPHLAFQPDSLSNTPILPIEEVTSGYYLRLRVADVTGVLADITRILADKGISIDALLQKESQQVDGAQAGETDIILITHETVEKNANAAIAEIEALSTVVSNVTKLRIAALN
- a CDS encoding bifunctional UDP-4-keto-pentose/UDP-xylose synthase gives rise to the protein MKKVLILGVNGFIGHHLSKRILETTDWEVFGMDMQTDRLGDLANHERMHFFEGDITINKEWVEYHVKKCDVILPLVAIATPATYVKQPLRVFELDFEANLPIVRSAVKYGKHLVFPSTSEVYGMCTDEQFDPENSVLSYGPINKPRWIYACSKQLMDRVIWGYGMEGLNFTLFRPFNWIGPGLDSIYTPKEGSSRVVTQFLGHIVRGENISLVDGGAQKRAFTDIDDGIGALMKIIENKGGVATGKIYNIGNPKNNFSVRELANKMLALAGEFAEYAETAKQVQLVETSSGAYYGAGYQDVQNRVPKIDNTMQELGWAPQATMDDALRKIFEAYRGQVGEARKLVEQA